CCGGGAGCGATACCAAGATTCGATGATGGATTGGTGAATCCGTGAAGAATCCAGTACGCCTTCCTGAACGAACTGCTTCCACATCTGCGAACTTAATGCGAATTCAAACAAGATACATTCCCTCCCTCAGTAACTCGCCTGAAGTAACTCCTGCCAGAATGTATGCAAGGTCGTCTCCTTTTGTCTAAATTCTAATCAATAATGGCAGCGTTTACAATGGCCGCAAATCAAAATTCCCCCTGGGTTACAGGGGGCTTTTGGTTGAGTCGATGCTTTAGGCGTGTACGGCATGACCGATGGCAGACAGCAGAGCTTCGTGAACAGCTTCTGACAACGTCGGGTGAGCAGAAATGAACGTTTCCATCATATCCGCCGCCATTTCCCCGTGGATCATGACCGTTCCTTGCCCAATCAACTCCGTCGCCCGCGGGCCTACGATGGACACACCCAGTATTTCGTTGTATTCCGGTTCCGTGATGACCTTCACCTTTCCGATCGCTTCACCGAGAATGATTGCCTTGCCATTAACGGAAAACGGGAATTCTCCGATTCTTACGTCTCCGTATTGGGACCTGGCTTGCTTCTCGGTGAGGCCGACACCAGCGATTTCCGGCGACGTGTAGATGCACCTCGGTACAGCCCGATAATTGGCTTTGGCGTCCAGACCGCATGCATGCAAGGCTGCTACTGTTCCCTCATGAAAAGCGACATGGGCGAGCTGGATGCCCCCGACAACATCCCCGCATGCGTAAATATGTGGCACGTTCGTTTGCATATGCCCGTTTACGGAAATCCCTTGCTTGCCGAATGCTACACCCGCCCAATCAAGTTGCAGTTCAGCCGTCCGCGGCATCCTTCCGACAGCAACCAGCATGATCTCTGCTGTGGCTTCCCCGCTACCATCCGGATTCTTGAAACGAACGGTTTTCGTCTGCTGGTCGACCGACGTCAATGACGTGGCGGTCAAGATCTTCACCCCGGTTCGTTCCAGCTGATCTCGCAGAACACCCGCAATATCCGCATCTTCGCCGGGGAGAATCTGATCCGCCATTTCAATCACTGTCACGTCGCACCCCATGCGACTGTATATGCTAGCAAACTCGCATCCGATAACGCCTCCGCCGATGATCAGCAATGTCTCGGGAATCGCCGAAAGCGACATCGCGTGTCCACTGTGGATGATCCAGCGACCGTCAAACGGCGCAAACGGTAGCTCCATCGGCTCCGATCCCGAAGCGATGATGATTTTATCGGCTTCAACAATTTCTTCTCCCTGATCCATCTTTACCGCTATTTGGCGTTGACTGACAAAACGAGCCTTCCCCGTAAGCACCTTGATTTTGTTTTTTCTCATGAGAAATCCGATTCCCATGACGAGTTGCTCTACGATGTTGTTTTTGTAGCTCTGCACTCCCGGCCAGTCAATCGATACTTCCTGTTCGGGCACGCGAATGCCGAAGCGGCCGGCATGCTTTATTTTCTCGGCCATCTCGGCGGACTCTAGGAGCGATTTGGTTGGCATACATCCTTCGTTCAGACAGGTCCCACCCAACACCCGCTGCTCGATCAGGGTGACCTGTTTGCCCTTTTGGGCGGCGACAATCGCCGCAACGTAGCCCGCAGGTCCCCCTCCGATCACTGCAATCGTATTCATCCCATCACGTCCTTCACAAGAGCATCCGGTACGGCTCTTCCAGGTATTTTCTCAGCGTGTGCAAAAATTCAGCTGCCGGTGCTCCGTCCAGTACCCGATGGTCGAACGTCAGGCTGAGCGGGAGAATGCTCCGCCGCTGTACTTCCTCACCGATGAAGACAGGCGTTTCCTGCACAGCCCCTACGCCGAGAATGCCTGCCTCCGGCGAATTCAGCACTGGCGTAAAGAAATCAATTCCGTATGCCCCAAGGTTCGTGATGGAGAAGGTAGACCCTTGCATCTCTTCCATGCCAAGCGTCCCTTCCCGCGCCTGTGCAGCCAGCGCTTTGATCCGGCGGGAGAGGTCCAGCACCGATGTTGATTCTGCGTACCGAACGACTGGAACGACCAGCCCTTGTTCGAGCGCGACGGCTATTCCCAGGTGGACGTGCCCGTACCGATGAATCCGGTCATCGATATAGGCGCTGTTTACTTGCTTGTGCCTTTGGAGAGCGAGAACCGTCGCCCTCGCGATGAGATCAGTTACGGTCAGCTTGATTTCGTGCTCTTTTTGAGTGACTTCGTTCATTTTCTTTTGCAAAGCGATCAAATCCGTGACATCGGCCCGTGTGGTGATCGTAAGCTGGGCGCTTTCCTGCAAACTGGCCATCATCCGGGAAGCGATCACTTTCCGCATGCCCGTGACAGGCAATTGCTCCGTCGTTTCCTCCACGGCAACAGCAGGTAGCCGATCATCCTCCGCTGCTACAGCCTGCTTCGCCTCCCGTTCAGCAATCGCCTTTTCTACGTCTTCCTTTGTGATCCTGCCCACCGGTCCCGTGCCGATGAGAGATTCGACGGGGAGACCGGCCGCCTCGGCCAACTTGCGCGCGACCGGGGAAATTTTCACTTCTTTCGCACTCGTCGGACTTGCCGCAATCGTGGCCGACTCCGTCATAGCCACGGGCTCCTCCAGATTTTTCTCGAGAGCAGCCGTCTGGAACGTCGCCGTTGCGGCCGTTTCCTCCGCGATTTGCTCGTTTGGATGACCGATATATCCAATGACCGTTCCAGGTGGCACACCCTCCCATTCCGAAACAGTGATTTTCAACAAAACACCGTTCGCCGGTGCTTCCAGGTCCGCTTCGATTTTTTCCGAGCTGATGCTAGCGATCACTTCTCCTTTGGATACCAGATCGCCGGCTTGTTTGTTCCAACGGGAAACCGTTCCCTCTTTCATCGCCATTCCCATCTTCGGCATGAGCACCTCGACTGCCATCGGTTTTCCCTCCGTTTTCTTCTTTCTTTCTGAATCAGACGCTCAGCAGCGATTTATCGCCAAGCAGTTCAGATACCACTTGAATCACCGTTTGTGGCGTCGGTAAGTACAGGTCCTCCAGCACAGGTGAGAACGGAACCGGGGTATGCGGTGCTGTAATCCGCTTGATCGGCGCATCCAGACTGTCGAAGCCTTTATCCGCAACCAAGGCCGCGATGTCGGTCGCAATGCTACAGCGTGGATTCGCCTCGTCGATGACAATCAGCCGATTCGTCTTTTGAACGGACCCCAAGATCGTATCCTCATCGAGTGGCGACAGGCTGCGCGGATCGACGACCTCCGTTTCAATTCCTTTCCTGGCGAGCTGCTCCGCCGCCTCCAAGGCTGTATGCACCTGTTTACCGACCGCGACGATCGTCAAATCCGAACCGGCACGCTTGATGTCCGCCTTGCCGATCGGAATTGTGTAATAACCGTCTGGCACTTCCCCTGTCATGTTGTATAGCGTCTTGTCCTCAAAGAAGATTACGGGGTCATTGTCCTCGATGGATGCCAGCAGCAGCCCTTTCGCGTCAGCAGGTGTGGACGGAACCACCACTTTGATACCCGGAATGGCCGTGAACAGAGCGTAAAGGCTTTGTGAATGCTGCGCCGCCGCCCGGAATCCGGCGCCGTGTGTCGTGCGGATCGTAACGGGCACCTGTGCTTTGCCCCCAAACATGTACCGGAACTTGGCCCCCTGGTTCAACACCTGGTCCAGGCAGCTTCCGATGAAATCGTTGAACATCAATTCCGCAATCGGGCGAAGACCAGTGGTCGCGGCAGCCATCGCCGCCCCGATATAGCCCGCTTCGGTAATCGGGGTATCCAGCACCCGCTCTCGGCCGAACTCCTGAACGAGGCCTTTCGTTACCCCGAGAACGCCTCCCCATGCTTCTTCATCCTGCAAATGGTCGACCTGTGCCCCGCCAGCTACGTCCTCGCCCATCAAAATCACGTTTTCGTCTCTGCGCATCGCGAGTTTCATCGCCTCGTTGATTGCCTGCGACATGGTTATTTTTTTAGTCATGTTCCCTTCCCCCTTTGCTATCGTTTTTTCAGTACGATACGTATACGTCTGTCAACAGTTCGGACGGCTCCGGGTACGGACTGTTTTCCGAAAACGCGACTGCTTCCTCGACCGCTTTGTCAACAGCTGCTTCGATTTCACCTAGCTCGTTTTCAGTAAACAGCTTTCCAGAGAGCAGATCGTTCTGGAATTTTCTGATCGCGTCTATTTCCGACAGATGCGCCTTCTTCTCTTCATCTTTTTTGTATTTCTGGGCGTCGCCCTCAAAGTGGCCGTAGTTGCGGTACGTCACGCACTCGATCAGAGTCGGCCCCTCTCCCCGACGAGCACGCTCGATTGCTTCCTGCGCTGCCTGATAAACGGCCAGCACATCCTTGCCATCCACTCGGATGCCGGGAATGTTGTAAGCGATTGCACGGTCCGCAATGGTTTTGCAGCTGGAGGCGTACGAAAACGGCGTGGCTTCCCCATATCCGTTGTTCTCTGCTACGAACACGGCTGGCAGCTT
The window above is part of the Brevibacillus brevis NBRC 100599 genome. Proteins encoded here:
- the lpdA gene encoding dihydrolipoyl dehydrogenase, translating into MNTIAVIGGGPAGYVAAIVAAQKGKQVTLIEQRVLGGTCLNEGCMPTKSLLESAEMAEKIKHAGRFGIRVPEQEVSIDWPGVQSYKNNIVEQLVMGIGFLMRKNKIKVLTGKARFVSQRQIAVKMDQGEEIVEADKIIIASGSEPMELPFAPFDGRWIIHSGHAMSLSAIPETLLIIGGGVIGCEFASIYSRMGCDVTVIEMADQILPGEDADIAGVLRDQLERTGVKILTATSLTSVDQQTKTVRFKNPDGSGEATAEIMLVAVGRMPRTAELQLDWAGVAFGKQGISVNGHMQTNVPHIYACGDVVGGIQLAHVAFHEGTVAALHACGLDAKANYRAVPRCIYTSPEIAGVGLTEKQARSQYGDVRIGEFPFSVNGKAIILGEAIGKVKVITEPEYNEILGVSIVGPRATELIGQGTVMIHGEMAADMMETFISAHPTLSEAVHEALLSAIGHAVHA
- a CDS encoding dihydrolipoamide acetyltransferase family protein — its product is MAVEVLMPKMGMAMKEGTVSRWNKQAGDLVSKGEVIASISSEKIEADLEAPANGVLLKITVSEWEGVPPGTVIGYIGHPNEQIAEETAATATFQTAALEKNLEEPVAMTESATIAASPTSAKEVKISPVARKLAEAAGLPVESLIGTGPVGRITKEDVEKAIAEREAKQAVAAEDDRLPAVAVEETTEQLPVTGMRKVIASRMMASLQESAQLTITTRADVTDLIALQKKMNEVTQKEHEIKLTVTDLIARATVLALQRHKQVNSAYIDDRIHRYGHVHLGIAVALEQGLVVPVVRYAESTSVLDLSRRIKALAAQAREGTLGMEEMQGSTFSITNLGAYGIDFFTPVLNSPEAGILGVGAVQETPVFIGEEVQRRSILPLSLTFDHRVLDGAPAAEFLHTLRKYLEEPYRMLL
- a CDS encoding alpha-ketoacid dehydrogenase subunit beta, producing the protein MTKKITMSQAINEAMKLAMRRDENVILMGEDVAGGAQVDHLQDEEAWGGVLGVTKGLVQEFGRERVLDTPITEAGYIGAAMAAATTGLRPIAELMFNDFIGSCLDQVLNQGAKFRYMFGGKAQVPVTIRTTHGAGFRAAAQHSQSLYALFTAIPGIKVVVPSTPADAKGLLLASIEDNDPVIFFEDKTLYNMTGEVPDGYYTIPIGKADIKRAGSDLTIVAVGKQVHTALEAAEQLARKGIETEVVDPRSLSPLDEDTILGSVQKTNRLIVIDEANPRCSIATDIAALVADKGFDSLDAPIKRITAPHTPVPFSPVLEDLYLPTPQTVIQVVSELLGDKSLLSV